The Methanoculleus sp. SDB region GTATGGCCTGAGCGCAGGTGCGATTCCTCGGGCTTTACATAGGTGCGGTGACAATTCTTCCGGAATGGGATCCTTTCATGTCGTACCCGGGGAGGCGATTAAAAACGGCACCTGCACTGATGTGTATTTTCAGCGTGTCGAGGAGATCCTGAAAGAGGAGGGCATCAACCCTCGCGTCACCATGGAGGTGGCGGCCGCAGCGCTCCCGTCGCCGTGGGGGGTGTTCTGCGGCCTTGACGACGTGCTCACGCTCCTGGAGGGGCTCGCTGTCGACGTCGCCGCGATGCCGGAAGGGAGCATCTTCTCTCCGGGCGAGCCGGTGCTGCGCATCACCGGCCGGTATGCCGATTTCGGCAGGCTTGAGACGGCACTGCTCGGTTTCCTCTGCCATGCGTCGGGCATTGCGACGGCGGCGGCACGCATCCGGACGATCGCCGGGGACGTCCCGGTGTACTCGTTCGGCTCACGACGGCAGCACCCGGCGCTCGCCGCCATGATCGAGCGTGCCGCATGGATCGGCGGGGTGGACGGGGTGTCGAACACCTGCGCCCCGGACGGCATCCCGCTCGCGGGGACGATGCCGCACGCGTTCGTGATGTGCTACCCCTCCCCCTCCGATGCCTGGGAATCCTTCATGCGCCGTGCACCGCCCGACGTT contains the following coding sequences:
- a CDS encoding nicotinate phosphoribosyltransferase (catalyzes the formation of 5-phospho-alpha-D-ribose 1-diphosphate and nicotinate from nicotinate D-ribonucleotide and diphosphate): MGSFHVVPGEAIKNGTCTDVYFQRVEEILKEEGINPRVTMEVAAAALPSPWGVFCGLDDVLTLLEGLAVDVAAMPEGSIFSPGEPVLRITGRYADFGRLETALLGFLCHASGIATAAARIRTIAGDVPVYSFGSRRQHPALAAMIERAAWIGGVDGVSNTCAPDGIPLAGTMPHAFVMCYPSPSDAWESFMRRAPPDVSRVMLCDTVCDEKQEALRAAALGCDAVRLDTPRSRRGSMRSIIEEVRWELDARGYEHVKIFLSGGITHEDVAAYKDIVDAFGVGGAIANAPVIDFSLDIVEIEGKITAKRGKKSGVKQVYRLPGGGRALLPVGREAPPGAVPLLVEVIRQGGVLVREDCHAARKRLAGALSGMSAD